One region of Nitrospinaceae bacterium genomic DNA includes:
- the hpnN gene encoding transporter has product MPQKLAKDSKKSLRPKTILDRLFSRIEHFAYTHSFSVILVSLVVAGASLWVTLERLTFKTGRGDLVAKNLPYVERHEKFRDEFQDFDGMIVVVEGEEPEQKKNFVEALADKIKSHPAVFSDVFYKVDTAYFKDKALLFLSQQDLVDLVGKIEEHKQFLDDVNASPGLNQLLRSINSEISSGMVDTLMSGFIGTDDEQKDETAGLSLLTALLKQMVAHLKEGAFYRSPWSSFFAGEQDSLKEEGYLVSGENDLMFILVTPREDETVFTGYRESIEFARKLVNETLENHPQIRVGITGEDVIASDEMITTQVDVKKATLMALIGVSLLFIVAFRGIVKPLMAVFCLVVAIGWSMGFTTLTVGHLNILSVVFTTILIGLGIDFGIHILERYKEERQAGRDIPSSLQITVEGTGRGNFAGAITTAMAFGAMTLTDFIGISELGWIAAWGILFCMIAMILLLPALLAVEEKWRKTEYDRPTHPVENKQWMKNLYDHYYIIIFISFFLVGLSALSLRDLAFDYNLLKLQAKNTEAVEYEIKILESAKRSAWSAAMIADTIEEAQKKLTAVKALPTVGEAESILSLIPKNQQEKIDFIQNASPVFADLQVDEAEPAFFLKSLVRTMKKIQFKIRSKEEDGKPADAVQEAGLWVKNFMDQLSTVEPKTAQKRLKHFSEKLFADYRTKIADLRNSANPSPVKIKELPQEMQERFISNKGRFLISIFPNVDIWDLEQREQFLSQLRQVDPDVVGNAVHMFESSRLMKDGYVHGGIYAMAAIIVFVLLSFRNLKTTLFIFLPVIVGSFWTIGIMDLLEVQFNLANLVILPLILGIGVVNGIHIIHRFREEEDKSVPVLSKSTGQAVILSSLTTMVGFGSMMVADHQGIFSLGLVLTLGVGSCLVASITIVPAFLRLASVKGWKI; this is encoded by the coding sequence ATGCCGCAGAAACTTGCAAAAGATAGCAAGAAATCCCTTCGTCCAAAAACCATTCTGGACCGGTTATTCTCCCGCATAGAGCACTTTGCCTATACCCATTCCTTCTCCGTCATTTTAGTTTCTCTGGTTGTGGCGGGCGCTTCCCTTTGGGTCACACTGGAACGTTTGACATTTAAAACAGGAAGAGGAGATCTTGTCGCCAAGAACCTTCCTTATGTCGAGCGTCACGAAAAGTTCCGAGATGAGTTTCAGGATTTCGATGGAATGATCGTGGTGGTTGAGGGGGAGGAACCCGAGCAGAAAAAAAACTTTGTCGAAGCACTGGCTGACAAGATCAAATCCCACCCTGCTGTTTTCTCCGACGTTTTTTACAAAGTTGACACCGCTTATTTCAAGGACAAGGCCCTTCTTTTCCTGTCCCAACAAGATCTTGTCGATCTGGTGGGGAAAATCGAAGAGCATAAGCAGTTTTTAGACGATGTGAATGCATCGCCCGGTCTGAACCAGCTTTTGCGGAGCATCAATTCGGAGATAAGTTCCGGCATGGTCGATACTCTGATGTCTGGTTTTATCGGGACGGACGATGAACAAAAAGACGAAACCGCGGGCCTCAGTTTATTAACCGCTCTTTTAAAGCAGATGGTGGCTCACCTCAAGGAAGGGGCTTTTTACCGATCTCCCTGGAGTTCGTTTTTTGCCGGTGAGCAAGATTCGCTGAAGGAAGAAGGGTATCTGGTTTCAGGTGAAAACGACCTGATGTTCATTTTGGTGACTCCGAGAGAAGATGAGACGGTCTTCACCGGATACAGAGAATCCATTGAATTTGCCAGGAAGCTGGTCAATGAAACTCTAGAGAACCACCCTCAAATCCGGGTGGGTATCACTGGCGAAGATGTGATTGCGTCCGACGAGATGATTACCACCCAGGTCGATGTCAAGAAAGCAACCTTGATGGCCCTCATAGGAGTCTCCCTGCTTTTTATAGTGGCGTTTCGCGGCATCGTGAAACCTTTGATGGCTGTTTTCTGTCTGGTGGTTGCCATAGGATGGTCGATGGGGTTCACCACGTTGACGGTGGGTCACTTGAATATTCTTTCCGTGGTGTTCACGACCATACTGATTGGCCTGGGAATCGATTTTGGCATCCACATCCTTGAACGATACAAAGAAGAACGCCAGGCGGGGAGAGACATCCCTTCCTCTTTGCAGATAACGGTGGAGGGAACCGGAAGAGGCAATTTTGCCGGGGCCATCACCACCGCCATGGCTTTTGGCGCGATGACCTTGACGGATTTCATCGGAATTTCTGAATTGGGGTGGATTGCCGCCTGGGGCATTTTGTTTTGTATGATCGCCATGATTCTATTGCTTCCAGCGCTGCTCGCGGTGGAGGAAAAGTGGCGGAAGACAGAATACGACCGGCCAACGCACCCTGTGGAAAATAAACAATGGATGAAGAATCTGTACGATCACTACTACATCATTATTTTTATATCGTTTTTTCTGGTGGGCCTTTCCGCGCTTTCCTTGCGCGATTTAGCTTTCGATTACAACCTTCTCAAGCTTCAGGCAAAGAATACGGAAGCGGTGGAATATGAAATAAAAATCCTGGAAAGCGCCAAGCGTTCCGCCTGGTCGGCGGCTATGATCGCGGATACCATAGAGGAAGCGCAAAAAAAGCTCACGGCGGTAAAAGCCCTGCCTACCGTGGGCGAAGCGGAAAGTATCCTTTCTTTAATCCCCAAAAACCAGCAAGAGAAAATAGATTTTATTCAAAACGCTTCCCCCGTTTTTGCGGACCTTCAAGTGGACGAAGCCGAGCCCGCATTTTTTCTAAAATCTCTTGTAAGGACCATGAAAAAAATCCAGTTTAAAATACGCAGTAAAGAAGAGGACGGAAAACCAGCCGATGCCGTTCAAGAAGCCGGCCTCTGGGTGAAAAATTTCATGGATCAGCTTTCAACCGTCGAGCCCAAGACAGCCCAGAAGAGACTCAAGCATTTCTCTGAAAAATTATTTGCCGATTATAGAACTAAGATTGCCGACCTTAGAAACAGCGCCAATCCCTCGCCCGTTAAAATTAAAGAACTCCCTCAGGAAATGCAGGAACGGTTCATCAGCAACAAAGGGAGGTTTCTAATCTCTATTTTTCCTAACGTCGATATCTGGGACCTGGAGCAAAGAGAGCAATTTTTGAGTCAATTGAGGCAAGTCGATCCTGATGTGGTCGGCAATGCGGTTCATATGTTTGAATCGAGCCGCCTCATGAAAGATGGATATGTCCATGGCGGAATTTATGCCATGGCGGCGATCATCGTTTTTGTTCTCCTGAGTTTCAGAAATTTAAAGACCACCCTGTTTATTTTTCTCCCTGTGATTGTAGGTTCTTTTTGGACCATCGGCATCATGGACCTGTTGGAGGTGCAATTCAATCTTGCCAACCTGGTGATCCTGCCTCTCATCCTGGGAATTGGCGTGGTCAACGGAATTCACATCATCCACCGTTTCCGGGAGGAGGAGGATAAAAGTGTCCCCGTGCTCTCAAAAAGTACCGGGCAGGCCGTTATTCTAAGTTCTTTGACCACTATGGTGGGTTTCGGCAGTATGATGGTTGCGGATCACCAGGGTATATTCAGCCTGGGCCTGGTATTGACTTTAGGAGTGGGAAGTTGCCTGGTGGCATCCATCACCATTGTTCCTGCTTTTTTGAGGCTCGCCAGTGTGAAAGGCTGGAAAATCTAA
- the merA gene encoding mercuric reductase — MDYDVVVIGGGSAGYAAARTAQESGANVAIVDHGPLGGLCILRGCMPTKTILRSSDVMSLFGRAKEFGIKPVQAMADLGAINDRKSRIIADFARYRAEQLQDPKFTLIEEAASFISPHEVQAGTSTLRAKNFIIATGSKIAQFPIPGLEEAGYVTSDDVLEMREAPKSMIVLGAGPVAVELAQFFSRIGVKVDLIQRSHHILSSGDEDLARPVEGRLREEGMQIYTGTRLLDVSRNGEERIVKFVHQGKEKSVRAEQILQALGRLPNMEGLNLQAAGVEIGKKGIAVNAEMRTNQPHIFAVGDVNGLHEIVHIAIEQGEIAAHNAVQPDEPRRMDDRLKANVVFTDPAVAGVGLTEKECKAQETPYLVASYPFDDHGKSICMGETHGHVKLLCDPSTGELIGAHIVGPEAGELIHQLITLMHYHGTVHDLMKIPHYHPTLSEIITYPAEELIDQLSE, encoded by the coding sequence ATGGACTACGACGTGGTGGTGATTGGGGGTGGCTCTGCGGGTTATGCGGCGGCCCGGACCGCTCAGGAATCCGGAGCAAACGTAGCAATTGTGGACCATGGGCCGCTGGGCGGATTGTGTATTCTAAGAGGATGCATGCCCACCAAAACCATCCTCCGATCCTCCGATGTGATGTCCCTCTTCGGGCGTGCCAAAGAATTTGGGATCAAGCCCGTCCAGGCCATGGCTGACCTTGGTGCCATTAACGACCGCAAAAGCCGGATCATAGCTGATTTTGCCCGGTACCGCGCCGAACAATTGCAGGATCCAAAGTTTACCCTGATTGAAGAAGCCGCCTCATTCATTTCTCCCCACGAAGTGCAGGCAGGAACAAGCACCCTTCGCGCAAAAAACTTCATCATTGCGACCGGTTCCAAGATCGCCCAATTTCCCATTCCCGGTCTGGAAGAAGCGGGGTATGTCACCAGCGACGATGTGCTGGAAATGCGTGAAGCGCCGAAATCCATGATCGTGCTTGGCGCCGGACCCGTAGCCGTCGAACTCGCCCAGTTTTTTTCCCGCATCGGCGTCAAAGTCGACTTGATCCAGCGCAGTCATCACATATTGTCCAGCGGCGACGAAGATCTAGCCCGTCCCGTGGAAGGCCGGCTCCGCGAAGAAGGGATGCAAATTTATACTGGAACCAGGCTTCTGGATGTTTCCAGAAATGGAGAAGAGCGTATCGTTAAATTTGTGCACCAAGGCAAGGAGAAAAGCGTTCGGGCCGAGCAAATTTTACAGGCCCTGGGCCGCCTCCCCAACATGGAGGGGCTTAATTTGCAAGCCGCCGGGGTGGAAATCGGAAAAAAAGGCATTGCAGTGAACGCCGAGATGCGTACCAATCAACCGCATATTTTTGCCGTTGGCGATGTCAACGGACTGCATGAGATCGTTCACATCGCCATCGAACAGGGCGAAATCGCGGCGCATAACGCCGTTCAACCCGACGAACCGCGGCGCATGGACGACAGGCTGAAAGCCAATGTCGTGTTCACGGACCCCGCTGTGGCCGGCGTGGGCCTCACCGAAAAAGAATGCAAGGCGCAGGAAACCCCTTATCTTGTAGCTTCGTATCCATTCGACGATCATGGAAAATCCATCTGCATGGGCGAAACCCACGGCCATGTGAAACTATTATGTGATCCCTCAACGGGTGAGCTCATTGGCGCCCATATCGTCGGACCCGAAGCTGGAGAATTGATCCACCAACTCATCACCCTCATGCACTATCACGGAACCGTTCACGACCTTATGAAAATCCCTCACTATCATCCCACCCTCTCTGAAATCATCACCTACCCCGCCGAAGAACTCATTGACCAATTGAGTGAATAG
- a CDS encoding glycine dehydrogenase: MRYIPHTEKDIQEMLARIGVKNVEELFESIPEPLRLGEQPLGLPGSLAEAELTAFLGRMQNRNANAQDMSLFLGAGAYRHFSPALIDHLISRGEFATSYTPYQPEVSQGTLQAIFEFQTLISMLTGMEIANASMYDGASALAEAVVMANRINDKNEILISRTVHPEYRQVVETYTQSNAIELIEIPFAANGKTDVDSIANRLNEQTSAVVLQSPNFFGVIEQYAGLKKQLADRGVLLIVVVAEALSLGILKPPGERGADIVVGEGQSFGLSLSYGGPYVGFFATQDKFLRQTPGRLVGETIDREGRRSYVLTLSTREQHIRRERATSNICTNQGLCALAATVYLATMGKQGLREVALLNVRKADYLKNRLRKIKGFSIRFDADTFNEFVLECPKPAEEMRDSLMQEANILAGVPLATYYPELENSLLLCATELNTQEEMDRLAEKLEGM; this comes from the coding sequence ATGCGGTACATTCCTCATACAGAAAAAGACATTCAGGAAATGCTCGCCAGAATCGGCGTGAAGAATGTAGAAGAACTTTTTGAAAGCATTCCTGAACCGTTGCGTCTCGGGGAACAGCCGCTCGGTTTACCCGGCAGTCTGGCAGAAGCGGAATTGACGGCTTTTCTGGGCCGAATGCAAAATCGCAACGCCAATGCCCAGGACATGTCTCTTTTCCTGGGAGCAGGAGCCTACCGCCACTTCAGTCCCGCGTTGATCGACCATTTGATTTCGCGGGGAGAGTTTGCCACCAGCTACACCCCCTATCAACCCGAAGTGAGCCAGGGAACCCTGCAGGCCATTTTTGAATTCCAAACCCTGATCTCCATGCTCACCGGCATGGAGATCGCCAACGCCTCCATGTACGACGGAGCGTCCGCCCTCGCTGAGGCCGTGGTCATGGCAAACCGGATCAATGACAAAAATGAAATTCTGATTTCCCGTACCGTACATCCCGAATACCGGCAAGTGGTCGAAACCTATACACAAAGCAACGCAATCGAACTCATCGAAATCCCCTTTGCGGCCAACGGAAAAACCGATGTGGATTCCATAGCGAACCGATTGAACGAACAAACCTCAGCAGTGGTTTTGCAGAGCCCGAATTTTTTCGGTGTCATCGAACAGTACGCGGGGTTGAAAAAACAACTGGCAGACCGTGGAGTTCTTCTGATCGTGGTGGTCGCAGAGGCGCTTTCGCTGGGTATTTTAAAACCACCGGGAGAGCGGGGCGCCGATATTGTCGTCGGAGAAGGTCAATCCTTTGGGCTGTCCCTATCCTATGGCGGGCCCTATGTCGGGTTTTTCGCCACTCAGGACAAGTTTCTGCGGCAAACCCCAGGCCGCCTGGTCGGGGAAACCATCGACCGGGAAGGCCGTCGGTCTTACGTTCTCACCCTATCCACCCGGGAACAGCATATTCGAAGAGAGCGGGCGACCTCCAACATCTGCACCAACCAGGGGTTGTGCGCCCTGGCCGCGACCGTTTATCTCGCCACCATGGGCAAACAGGGGTTACGAGAGGTGGCCCTGTTAAATGTGAGAAAAGCCGATTATCTGAAAAACCGCTTGCGAAAGATCAAAGGGTTCAGCATCCGCTTTGATGCCGACACCTTCAACGAATTCGTCCTCGAATGCCCCAAACCCGCCGAAGAGATGCGCGACTCCCTGATGCAGGAGGCAAACATTCTCGCCGGAGTTCCGCTTGCCACCTACTACCCCGAGCTTGAAAACAGCCTGCTTCTGTGCGCCACCGAGCTCAACACTCAGGAAGAAATGGACCGCCTCGCCGAAAAACTGGAAGGGATGTGA
- the gcvH gene encoding glycine cleavage system protein GcvH, with translation MEVPKDLRYTIEHEWIRINGNKGVIGITQFAQDQLGDVVFVELPKPDSQVSKESTFGVVESVKTVSDLYAPVSGKVTAANPDLESQPELVNSDSYGKGWMIEIELSDPKEIDSLLSPEQYIEQCEKEQ, from the coding sequence ATGGAGGTCCCAAAAGATCTTCGTTACACAATTGAACACGAATGGATCCGCATCAATGGCAATAAAGGGGTGATCGGCATCACCCAATTTGCCCAGGATCAGCTGGGAGACGTTGTGTTTGTAGAATTGCCGAAACCCGATTCTCAAGTTAGCAAGGAAAGCACCTTCGGAGTCGTGGAATCGGTCAAAACCGTTTCCGACCTCTATGCCCCGGTCAGTGGCAAAGTGACCGCCGCCAACCCAGACCTGGAATCCCAACCGGAACTGGTCAACAGCGACTCCTATGGCAAAGGGTGGATGATAGAAATCGAGCTTTCCGATCCCAAAGAAATTGACAGCCTTCTGTCGCCCGAGCAATATATAGAACAATGCGAAAAAGAGCAGTGA
- a CDS encoding aminomethyltransferase yields the protein MSQEPSTALKTTPLFETHKKLGAKLAPFAGWHMPIQYAGVIQEHLCVRNGVGIFDVSHMGEIDIRGKESKKLLQKLITNDIEKMSDHSILYTVMCYENGGIVDDLLVHRYSEDHYFLCVNAGNSEKDFQWVQKIAAPYNVEVRDISSEIAQLAIQGKDAEPLLQKLCDAPLSDVEYYHFKKVKIHHNDCLISRTGYTGEDGFEIYLSFNQAESLFQMILDAGKSFDIQPIGLAARDTLRLEMGYALYGNDITSDTSPLEAGLGWVVKLDKEDFVGRERLKNQKETGLTRKLAGIKLLDRGVPRPHYPVYSEDEVVGELTSGTFSPSLNVGIGLCYLSTERATVGSRVSVGIRNQKVPAEIVKPPFVPTGVKK from the coding sequence ATGTCTCAAGAACCTTCCACAGCCCTGAAAACCACACCCCTTTTTGAAACCCACAAGAAATTAGGGGCAAAACTGGCGCCTTTTGCCGGCTGGCACATGCCCATCCAGTATGCAGGTGTCATTCAGGAACACCTATGCGTTCGTAACGGGGTCGGTATCTTCGACGTCAGTCATATGGGGGAAATTGACATCCGGGGAAAAGAATCCAAAAAACTACTGCAAAAACTGATCACCAACGATATTGAAAAAATGTCGGACCACTCTATCCTCTACACCGTCATGTGCTATGAGAATGGCGGCATCGTGGACGACCTTTTGGTCCACCGATATTCAGAAGACCACTATTTCCTGTGCGTCAATGCCGGAAACTCTGAGAAGGATTTCCAATGGGTGCAAAAAATTGCCGCGCCCTACAACGTCGAGGTCCGCGACATCAGTTCTGAAATCGCGCAACTGGCCATTCAAGGAAAAGATGCCGAGCCGTTGTTGCAAAAATTATGCGACGCGCCCCTGAGTGATGTGGAATATTACCACTTTAAAAAAGTAAAAATCCACCATAATGATTGTTTAATTTCACGCACCGGTTACACGGGAGAAGACGGTTTCGAAATATATCTCTCCTTCAATCAGGCAGAATCGTTGTTTCAAATGATTCTCGATGCGGGGAAATCCTTCGATATTCAGCCCATCGGCCTTGCGGCCCGCGATACCTTGCGCCTGGAGATGGGGTATGCGCTCTACGGAAATGACATCACCTCAGATACTTCTCCTCTGGAAGCCGGTCTGGGATGGGTGGTCAAACTTGACAAAGAAGATTTTGTCGGCAGGGAACGTCTTAAAAATCAAAAGGAAACCGGTTTGACAAGGAAGCTGGCAGGAATCAAGTTATTGGACAGAGGCGTCCCCAGACCGCATTACCCGGTGTATTCAGAGGATGAGGTCGTGGGCGAGCTGACCAGTGGAACATTTTCTCCTTCCTTGAATGTAGGGATCGGATTGTGCTATTTATCTACGGAGCGCGCGACCGTGGGGTCGCGTGTGAGCGTCGGGATCAGAAACCAGAAAGTGCCTGCGGAAATCGTCAAACCGCCTTTTGTACCCACCGGGGTAAAAAAATAA
- the lepA gene encoding elongation factor 4 yields MNQDNLRNFSIIAHIDHGKSTLADKLILATGGLQKREMKDQVLDNMDLERERGITIKAQTVCLTYKNAKGEEYTFNMIDTPGHVDFTYEVSRSLAACEGVLLVVDATQGIQAQTLANLNLAMQHDLHIIPVINKIDLPSADPDNVKEQLEDICQIEADEAVLVSAKEGIGIEALMDMVVAHIPPPSGDLKAPLRGLLFDAWYDAYRGVIVLIKVKEGAIQVGDEIILMAAGGRFEVEDLGVFAPAPQGRKQLQAGEVGYMVANIKALDQTKIGDTVTHFREPAAEPLAGYKEVKPMVFSGLYPISGEQYEVLRDALKKLRLNDASFTYEAETSTALGFGFRCGFLGLLHMEIVRERLEREYNVNLLTTAPTVVYKIYTTDGEVVQIDNPVKLNEFRNIDHLEEPYVLGTIIVPEEFIGTIMSLTRDRRGNQVKMEYLNPGTVLLQYELPFNEIVLDFYDRLKSSTKGFASFDYEFIDFRASNLVKLDILLNGEVVDALSMIAHKDKVYYQGRDLVKKLKEQIPRQMYEVAIQAAVGSKVIARETIKALRKNVLAKCYGGDITRKRKLLEKQKEGKKKMKLIGKVEIPQEAFLAVLRTDGK; encoded by the coding sequence ATGAATCAAGACAACCTCAGAAACTTTTCAATCATTGCCCATATTGATCATGGCAAGTCGACTCTTGCGGACAAACTGATCCTGGCTACAGGCGGCCTTCAAAAACGAGAGATGAAGGATCAGGTTCTCGATAATATGGATCTGGAGCGCGAACGAGGCATCACCATCAAGGCGCAAACCGTGTGTTTGACATATAAAAACGCCAAAGGGGAAGAATACACCTTCAACATGATCGACACCCCAGGCCATGTGGATTTTACCTATGAAGTGTCCCGGAGTCTGGCCGCCTGCGAGGGCGTTTTACTGGTGGTCGATGCCACCCAGGGAATTCAGGCCCAGACTCTGGCCAATTTAAATTTGGCCATGCAGCACGATCTTCACATCATCCCGGTCATCAATAAAATCGATCTTCCCAGCGCCGATCCGGACAACGTCAAAGAACAATTGGAGGATATTTGTCAAATTGAAGCCGACGAAGCGGTTTTGGTGAGCGCTAAAGAAGGCATTGGCATCGAAGCCCTGATGGACATGGTTGTGGCTCATATTCCTCCCCCGTCTGGCGATTTGAAAGCTCCGTTGAGAGGTCTCCTTTTCGATGCCTGGTACGATGCTTACCGAGGAGTGATTGTTCTCATAAAAGTTAAAGAAGGCGCCATTCAAGTGGGAGATGAGATCATATTGATGGCGGCAGGCGGCCGGTTTGAAGTGGAAGATCTGGGAGTGTTTGCGCCCGCGCCTCAGGGAAGAAAACAACTGCAGGCCGGGGAAGTCGGTTACATGGTGGCTAACATCAAAGCGCTTGATCAAACCAAAATTGGCGACACCGTCACTCATTTTCGCGAACCAGCGGCAGAACCTTTAGCCGGGTATAAAGAAGTCAAGCCGATGGTCTTTAGTGGGTTGTATCCGATAAGCGGTGAGCAATACGAGGTTTTGCGCGATGCCCTCAAGAAATTGCGGCTGAACGATGCTTCCTTCACCTACGAAGCGGAAACGTCCACCGCATTGGGTTTTGGTTTTCGTTGCGGGTTTCTGGGGCTACTCCACATGGAGATCGTGCGCGAACGGCTGGAGAGAGAATACAACGTAAACCTTTTAACCACAGCGCCGACCGTTGTTTATAAAATTTACACCACGGATGGTGAGGTTGTCCAGATAGACAACCCGGTCAAGTTGAATGAGTTTAGAAATATAGACCATCTCGAAGAACCCTATGTTTTGGGAACCATTATTGTCCCCGAAGAGTTTATCGGTACGATCATGTCACTCACCCGTGACCGGCGTGGGAATCAGGTGAAAATGGAATACCTGAACCCCGGCACGGTGCTGTTGCAATATGAATTGCCTTTCAACGAAATCGTTCTGGATTTTTATGACCGGTTGAAATCATCGACCAAAGGGTTTGCCTCGTTCGATTACGAATTTATAGATTTCAGAGCTTCAAATCTGGTAAAGTTGGATATTCTGCTCAACGGAGAGGTGGTCGATGCCCTTTCCATGATTGCGCATAAGGACAAGGTTTACTATCAAGGTCGCGATCTGGTGAAAAAGCTGAAAGAGCAGATTCCCCGGCAGATGTACGAAGTTGCAATTCAAGCCGCAGTGGGAAGCAAAGTCATTGCGCGAGAAACCATCAAGGCTCTCAGGAAAAATGTGCTCGCCAAATGTTACGGGGGAGACATCACCCGGAAAAGAAAACTGCTCGAGAAACAAAAAGAGGGTAAGAAGAAAATGAAATTGATCGGGAAAGTGGAAATCCCACAGGAAGCCTTTCTGGCAGTACTGAGGACCGATGGGAAATAA
- the lepB gene encoding signal peptidase I: protein MGNKTIDSASDSGVQKKQKGIIREYVEAILIALLLALFIRTFVLQAFKIPSGSMEPTLLIGDHILVSKFAYGIHIPNEIPFINVKLFPDIILFPELPERGDIIVFKFPKDESRDFIKRVIGLPGDRLEVKQQKVFINDKPYEDPHAYHREIPGPDPLMPRDDFGPVLIPEGYLFVMGDNRENSQDSRYWGFLDFKKVKGKALVIYWSWNALDDWVRFDRFGQVLE, encoded by the coding sequence ATGGGAAATAAAACGATCGACTCCGCTTCCGATTCCGGGGTTCAGAAAAAACAAAAAGGCATCATCCGGGAATATGTCGAGGCCATTTTAATTGCGCTTCTTCTGGCTCTGTTTATCCGTACGTTTGTATTGCAGGCGTTTAAAATTCCCTCCGGTTCCATGGAACCCACCCTTTTGATCGGGGACCATATTCTGGTTTCCAAATTTGCTTATGGCATTCATATCCCCAACGAAATTCCCTTCATCAATGTAAAACTGTTTCCAGATATTATTTTATTCCCCGAGTTGCCCGAGCGAGGGGACATCATCGTCTTTAAATTTCCCAAGGATGAAAGCCGTGACTTCATAAAACGGGTGATCGGGTTGCCAGGCGACCGGCTGGAGGTCAAACAGCAAAAAGTTTTCATCAACGATAAACCCTACGAAGATCCGCATGCCTACCATAGGGAAATTCCAGGGCCGGACCCCTTGATGCCGAGGGATGATTTTGGCCCCGTCCTGATTCCAGAAGGTTATCTGTTTGTCATGGGAGACAACCGCGAAAACAGTCAGGACAGCCGCTATTGGGGGTTTTTGGATTTTAAAAAGGTGAAGGGAAAAGCTCTGGTGATCTACTGGTCCTGGAACGCTCTCGACGATTGGGTGCGATTCGATCGTTTCGGCCAGGTTTTGGAATAA
- a CDS encoding haloacid dehalogenase — MSKISSPENLKKLRSLLKRCQGVILDFDGLLADSEPFHYRAYNDVFKRYGHTLDPDEYWVEWTSKGKGIAGEIARHNLKMGVDPKELRQQKFEVYSRFCRNGDIKLFPETVGFAKILATSHQLAIASGSWKKDICSILENAGALPLFPVILGKESAPREKPHPDIFLKAAQTLGLPPESCLVVEDALKGLAAASQAGMPCLIIKNRLNQNIDFEGAELIYSNLEELVSHCEALSSPS, encoded by the coding sequence GTGTCTAAAATCAGTTCCCCTGAAAACCTGAAAAAACTCCGCTCCCTTCTCAAAAGGTGCCAGGGGGTCATTCTTGATTTCGACGGTCTGCTCGCCGATTCCGAACCTTTTCACTACCGGGCCTACAACGACGTGTTTAAACGGTACGGCCATACCCTGGATCCAGACGAATATTGGGTGGAATGGACTTCCAAAGGCAAAGGGATTGCAGGCGAAATTGCACGGCACAATCTCAAAATGGGTGTGGACCCTAAGGAATTACGCCAACAGAAATTTGAAGTGTATTCGCGTTTTTGCAGGAATGGAGATATAAAATTATTTCCCGAGACGGTGGGGTTTGCAAAAATTTTAGCCACTTCGCATCAACTGGCCATCGCTTCCGGTTCCTGGAAAAAAGATATTTGCTCGATCCTGGAAAACGCAGGTGCTCTTCCCCTGTTTCCCGTCATTTTAGGTAAAGAGTCGGCCCCGCGTGAAAAACCACATCCCGATATATTTTTAAAAGCGGCCCAAACGCTTGGACTCCCTCCAGAGTCGTGTCTGGTTGTGGAGGATGCCCTGAAGGGCCTGGCCGCAGCTAGCCAGGCTGGAATGCCCTGCCTTATCATAAAGAACCGCCTCAATCAGAACATTGATTTCGAGGGGGCCGAATTGATATATTCCAACTTGGAAGAATTGGTTTCCCATTGTGAAGCCTTGTCCTCTCCCTCTTAA